From the Candidatus Methylomirabilota bacterium genome, the window CCGCCCCTGCGCGCGCAGCCCGGCGCACCGCCGAGCCCGGCGGCGCGGTCCCTGCGCCCGGCCGCCGCGACCGCGCCGATCAAGGTCGTCGGGAAGAAGATCGGACGCAATGACCTGTGCCCCTGCGGCAGTGGCCGGAAATATAAGAAGTGCTGCGGGGCTTGACCCTCCTTATCCCCGCCGCCTCCTATCCAAGGGGGGCGAGGGGGGGGAAGTAAAAAGACTCCTCTCCCCAGAGGGGAGAGGATGAAGGTGAGGGGGTCGAGCGTAAGGAACCGTGATGCGGCAGGTGTCCGTCATCGGCATCGGATGATGGCGTGGGTAGTGCATCTTTTTACCGCCTTGGGGGCGGTCGTCGGCGTCTGGTGCCTTGTCGCCGTACACAGGGGCGATTATCGCGGGGCGTTTTTCGGGATGCTGCTGGCCGTCATGATCGATGCTGTAGATGGGCCGCTGGCGCGACTGGCTCGGGTCAAAGAGGTTTTGCCCCAATTCGATGGGACGAAACTTGACGACATCGTTGATTATCTAAATTTTGTGATCGTTCCTATTGTGTTGATCCATGAAGCCAACTTGTTGCCGGCGTCGGTCTCGATCTGGATCTTACCTTTTCCGCTGCTTACCAGCGCCTACCGTTTCTGTCATATCTCCGCCAAGACGCCGGATCATTTTTTCACCGGATTTCCTTCATACTGGAACATCCTGGCCTTCTACTACTATGTCGGGAGGAGTCCTCTCTGGTTCAATGCGGTCTTCACCCTCTTTGCGGCGGTGATGGTGCTGGTGCCGATCAGATATATCTATCCCGGCCGTACTCAAACTCTTCGCCCTCTGAACATCACACTGGGTATCCTGTGGGTGGCGGCGCTCCTGATCATCCTCTGGCAGCTTCCCGACTCATCGCCCTCGCTGGTCGCCTGGTCTCTGCTGTATCCGATTTACTATACCGCCCTCTCGTTTGCGCTGCACTGGCGTTTCATGCAGGAGAGTGGACGACCACCTTCTGAAGCCTGACGCCTTCAGCTCCTTTGGTTACTTCGAGATTTCCTGATCAGGGTGAGGACGATGCGGATGGGATTGCTTGTTTGAAGCCGTCCGGTCCGTTTGGTAAGCTGTCCAGAAAGGCCGAATCGATGGTTACCACGCCCTCTCCGGGCTCGGCCATGGCGTAGAGTCCGACCTGTGGGTCGGCAGCCTTCTTCAGCAGGAGCCGCTTCACGCTGCTCGCGTCCTTTAGCTCCAGGATGAGATCGGGATGCTCCAGGCCGTACTTGCGCTTGGCGTCCGGGCCTGAGCCGACAAATGCCGTCGCGCGGGTGTCCTTGATCTTCCACAACAATTGCCCGATTACTGCCGCGTCCGCTCTGGCCTTGATCGGTTTGCTGATCTCCCACCCCTTGCCTTTGGCGTGGCTGAGGCTGATCGGTTGTCCCTTGCCCGTCAGTTCGACCTGGGTGACTTGGTTCGGCTCCAGTGTAAGTAGGGTCTTGTTACGAAAATCGTCCGGTTTCCGATCGGCGCGGAGCCGCACAATGACGGTCGCCAGGAAGACCGCCGGCTCGTCGGGTCGTTTAGCATAGACGGAGCGGCCATTGGGGTTCAGATCGCCCAGCAGGAGAGCCGGTAATGTTTTCCCACCCTTGAGTGTCACGCTGAGACGGAGCGAAGGATGCTCAAGCCCATAGTCAGCGAGGTTTCTTGGCGCCTCCTCAATGCGTCGTTCTTCCCTGGCTTCCAGCAACGTATGGAGCAGCGAGACGACCTCTGAGTCATCGGCCGCAGCCTGTACAGGCTCGATCAGCCGCCACCCGCCTGCCTGGCCGACAGACAGGTCGCCTTCATGCTTCAGCACGATCAGCGCGTCGCCCCGTGAGATGGAGATCTTCTCGACATCCTTCTCTTCGGCCAGGAATAATCGATTGGCGTCCGACCCGGATGGTGTGCTCTTGCTCTCTATGGTGTAGTAGGCCACAACAACAAGCGCCAGCAGCAGCGCGAGCAGGCCAAGCGATCGCCACTTCATCGCGACCGCCTTCGTCCGAGGACTACCGATGTCCCGGAGACGAGGAACAGGCCCGGCACGACGACGACCAGCATCCAAAAAGTCATCCGCCCCTGCACCGCGCTCAGGATGATGGGGGTACTTTTTGCCTCTCGCGGCCGGATGGAGATCATCGCCTCCTCCTCGGCCAGCCAACTGATGCTATTCAGGAAGAGATCCCGGTTACCCGAGAAGTTCAGAAAATTATTGCTGGCAAAGGCGGAGTTGCCGTACACCACCAATCGGGCTGCCCCTGGTTGCTTTTGCGTCTGCCCGTTGTTGGTCCCCTGCACGGTG encodes:
- a CDS encoding CDP-diacylglycerol O-phosphatidyltransferase — encoded protein: MKVRGSSVRNRDAAGVRHRHRMMAWVVHLFTALGAVVGVWCLVAVHRGDYRGAFFGMLLAVMIDAVDGPLARLARVKEVLPQFDGTKLDDIVDYLNFVIVPIVLIHEANLLPASVSIWILPFPLLTSAYRFCHISAKTPDHFFTGFPSYWNILAFYYYVGRSPLWFNAVFTLFAAVMVLVPIRYIYPGRTQTLRPLNITLGILWVAALLIILWQLPDSSPSLVAWSLLYPIYYTALSFALHWRFMQESGRPPSEA
- a CDS encoding DUF4340 domain-containing protein, which produces MKWRSLGLLALLLALVVVAYYTIESKSTPSGSDANRLFLAEEKDVEKISISRGDALIVLKHEGDLSVGQAGGWRLIEPVQAAADDSEVVSLLHTLLEAREERRIEEAPRNLADYGLEHPSLRLSVTLKGGKTLPALLLGDLNPNGRSVYAKRPDEPAVFLATVIVRLRADRKPDDFRNKTLLTLEPNQVTQVELTGKGQPISLSHAKGKGWEISKPIKARADAAVIGQLLWKIKDTRATAFVGSGPDAKRKYGLEHPDLILELKDASSVKRLLLKKAADPQVGLYAMAEPGEGVVTIDSAFLDSLPNGPDGFKQAIPSASSSP